The following proteins are encoded in a genomic region of Burkholderia stabilis:
- a CDS encoding amidase codes for MNLHSLNSLSAVDARRLIAGRQISPVELLDACIAQMERVNPHVNALAATRFDLARSEARAAEQAVMRGETLGLLHGLPLGVKDLEETAGMLTTYGSPHFRNNVPSHDNALVARLRAAGAILTAKTNTPEMGAGANTRNAVWGATGNPFAAELNAGGSSGGSAVALATDMLPVCTGSDTGGSLRIPAALCGVVGFRPSPGLVPSDTRLLGWSPLTVAGPMGRTVADTRLQLAAMVGLHRGEPLGIECDSRSILDAQGIDPSTLRVGYTEDFGACDVSNDTRQTFRAKIAALSHHVGVCEPVNFELGEVDRCFDVIRAQNFIAGLKDIYERDPDLLGQNTRANYEMGLAMSISDVVWAHAEQTRIFRRFQPIFDDYDVIVSPTCSVSPFPWQQASLTEIDGRPLENYYRWLGVTYVVSLVTNPSLSLPAGTDHADMPFGLQFIGPQRSDRRVLDIAQALEEVFARDESLKRPAPDIARLMASHAALKSIVTDPPDDSVAYR; via the coding sequence ATGAACTTACACTCACTGAACAGTCTTTCAGCCGTGGACGCACGTCGCCTGATTGCTGGTCGTCAAATATCTCCCGTCGAATTACTTGATGCATGCATCGCGCAAATGGAACGCGTCAATCCACATGTCAACGCGCTCGCTGCAACGCGTTTCGATCTGGCGCGAAGTGAAGCGCGGGCGGCGGAGCAGGCTGTCATGCGCGGAGAGACATTGGGTTTGCTGCACGGACTGCCACTCGGAGTAAAGGACCTCGAAGAAACGGCTGGCATGTTGACCACCTACGGCTCACCGCATTTCCGTAACAACGTGCCCTCGCATGACAATGCGCTGGTTGCGCGCCTCCGGGCGGCCGGTGCCATTCTGACTGCGAAAACCAATACGCCGGAAATGGGCGCCGGTGCCAATACGCGCAACGCAGTGTGGGGGGCCACCGGAAATCCTTTTGCCGCCGAATTGAACGCTGGCGGTTCGTCGGGTGGGTCCGCGGTCGCTCTGGCAACGGATATGCTCCCCGTGTGCACCGGGTCCGATACGGGGGGATCCCTGCGCATTCCCGCTGCGCTTTGCGGTGTGGTGGGATTTCGCCCTTCCCCAGGCCTTGTACCCAGCGATACCCGCTTACTCGGCTGGTCACCGTTGACCGTTGCAGGACCGATGGGACGCACCGTGGCTGATACCCGTCTGCAACTGGCCGCAATGGTTGGGCTGCATCGCGGCGAACCACTCGGCATCGAGTGCGACTCCCGATCCATACTCGATGCGCAAGGCATTGACCCGAGCACGTTACGTGTCGGCTATACGGAAGACTTCGGCGCGTGTGACGTGTCGAACGACACCCGGCAAACCTTTCGCGCCAAAATAGCGGCGCTGTCGCATCATGTCGGCGTCTGCGAGCCGGTCAATTTCGAACTGGGTGAAGTCGATCGCTGTTTTGACGTGATCCGCGCCCAGAACTTCATTGCAGGCCTCAAAGACATCTACGAGCGCGATCCCGATCTGTTGGGACAGAATACGCGCGCCAACTACGAGATGGGCCTGGCAATGTCGATCAGCGATGTCGTATGGGCCCACGCTGAGCAGACGCGGATATTCCGACGCTTCCAGCCGATCTTCGATGACTATGACGTCATCGTCTCACCGACCTGCTCGGTTTCGCCGTTCCCCTGGCAACAAGCCTCTCTCACTGAAATAGATGGGCGCCCGCTCGAGAATTACTATCGATGGCTCGGCGTGACCTACGTAGTCAGTCTGGTGACGAATCCTTCGCTGTCGCTACCGGCTGGCACCGATCACGCCGATATGCCGTTCGGGCTGCAGTTCATTGGACCGCAACGCTCGGACCGCCGCGTGCTGGATATCGCTCAAGCCCTTGAAGAGGTGTTCGCCCGTGACGAATCGTTGAAGCGCCCCGCCCCGGATATCGCCAGGCTGATGGCAAGCCACGCTGCATTGAAATCAATCGTGACGGATCCACCCGATGATTCAGTCGCATACCGCTAA
- a CDS encoding GMC family oxidoreductase, producing the protein MKSDQAREVDFIVVGAGAAGSVVAARLTENRDISVLLLEAGSADRLGITRIPASLLHTVGKPKYDWCYRSEPDPTRDGFSELWPRGRTFGGSTAINGMVFIRGTPTDYDTWAGLGNAGWDWQSVLPLFQRMETADEGTGRLRGHQGPLRVSALRWRHPLSRKFIDSAVATGIAYSDDLNGSEHEGVGWSDGSINRGRRHTAYDAYIAPNLERPNLTVWGEVLVERVVIENGRATGVVVQRSRQKDQRTTLRARRGVILCAGAINSPQLLMLSGIGPAEELARAGVRTLVDSPEVGRNLMEHPGLYVQAEMNVPTINRYATRWQIPVQVSRWLLFKSGPLSASAAQVLAFCRSHPGVTEADLQILFFAYGSKIQGTRRVIPRRNLVTLLVNINHPASRGYLSLRSADPAAPLAIHPQLLSDPRDLEALLRGLAMLRRIASTPPFSNDLVSFPDLPPVDAGRDAEIAYVRGATRPFYHPAGTCRMGSDATSVVTPDLRVRGVDGLWVADASVFPRMVAGNINATTLMVGEKASDLIRAYLSTRPEPDASHAAHPGSAVPA; encoded by the coding sequence ATGAAATCAGATCAAGCGCGCGAAGTGGATTTCATCGTGGTTGGGGCCGGTGCGGCCGGGAGCGTCGTCGCGGCACGCCTGACGGAAAACCGCGATATCTCGGTGCTGCTGCTCGAGGCAGGGTCTGCCGACCGGCTGGGCATTACCCGTATTCCAGCTTCGCTGTTGCATACCGTCGGGAAACCGAAGTATGACTGGTGCTATCGCTCGGAGCCGGATCCTACCCGGGACGGCTTTTCGGAGCTGTGGCCGCGTGGGCGGACGTTTGGCGGATCGACCGCGATCAACGGCATGGTGTTCATTCGCGGTACTCCCACGGACTACGACACCTGGGCTGGCCTCGGCAATGCGGGCTGGGACTGGCAGTCCGTATTGCCGTTGTTTCAACGCATGGAAACGGCGGATGAAGGTACCGGCAGGTTGCGTGGTCATCAGGGGCCGTTGCGTGTCAGTGCACTTCGGTGGCGCCATCCGCTGTCCCGGAAATTCATTGATTCGGCCGTGGCGACGGGGATCGCCTACAGCGACGATCTGAACGGCAGCGAGCACGAGGGCGTGGGCTGGAGCGATGGTTCAATCAACCGCGGCCGGCGCCATACTGCCTATGACGCTTATATCGCGCCTAATCTGGAACGACCCAATTTGACGGTGTGGGGCGAGGTGCTGGTGGAGCGCGTCGTGATCGAGAATGGGCGCGCGACGGGCGTGGTGGTTCAGCGGAGCAGGCAGAAAGACCAGCGCACGACGTTACGTGCGCGTCGTGGCGTGATTCTGTGCGCTGGCGCGATCAATTCGCCGCAGTTGCTGATGCTATCGGGGATTGGGCCGGCAGAGGAACTGGCCCGGGCCGGTGTGCGGACCCTGGTCGATAGCCCCGAAGTCGGCCGCAACCTGATGGAGCATCCGGGCCTGTATGTGCAGGCGGAAATGAATGTTCCCACCATCAACCGCTACGCGACGCGGTGGCAGATTCCGGTGCAGGTGTCGCGGTGGCTTCTGTTCAAATCAGGTCCTTTGAGCGCATCGGCCGCCCAGGTTCTGGCATTCTGCCGTTCGCATCCGGGCGTGACCGAGGCGGACCTGCAAATCTTGTTTTTTGCATATGGCAGCAAGATACAGGGCACACGCCGTGTCATCCCACGGCGCAATCTGGTCACGCTGCTCGTCAATATCAATCACCCGGCAAGCCGTGGGTATCTGTCGCTACGCAGCGCGGATCCCGCCGCGCCGCTCGCCATCCATCCGCAACTGCTGTCCGACCCCAGGGATCTTGAAGCGCTGCTGCGAGGTTTGGCCATGCTGCGCCGTATCGCTTCGACGCCTCCGTTCAGCAACGATCTGGTGTCGTTTCCCGATTTGCCGCCGGTCGATGCGGGGCGCGACGCTGAAATCGCCTATGTGCGAGGCGCCACGCGACCGTTTTATCACCCGGCCGGGACGTGCCGGATGGGGAGCGACGCCACCTCGGTCGTCACGCCCGATCTGCGCGTGCGCGGCGTCGATGGTCTTTGGGTTGCCGACGCGTCCGTTTTTCCACGCATGGTGGCGGGCAATATCAATGCAACGACGCTGATGGTTGGCGAGAAGGCATCGGATCTGATTCGGGCGTATCTGTCGACGCGCCCTGAGCCTGACGCCAGTCATGCCGCGCACCCTGGTTCCGCAGTCCCGGCGTGA
- the glyA gene encoding serine hydroxymethyltransferase produces the protein MSTNVLERFSSEAQASLYRADSELHGLLSEELSRQHSTLALVASCSIADISVLACEGAFLDNVTAEGYPGARYHAGCEVIDKIERLAIERARQVFGAQYANVQPLSASIANQIVIASLLQPGDTLLGMDLDAGGHLSHGSRVNVSGKHFNSIPYGVGKNGYIDYDAVRELALQHRPKLIIAGTTAYPRTLDFSRFRDIADEVGAFLLADITHIAGLVAAGEHPSPVDIAHVTTMCTHKQLYGPRGGLILCGKDHAVTVNDSGMTLTEKLDRGVFPLYQGAPAVNKIAAKARALGRAATPEFRDLAHDIRELARAAAETLEYLGARVMFGGTDNHIVIIDVLTTFGITGIVAQRSLEECGIIVNKNRIVNDTKPVTVASGIRIGTNSAAARRMTAEAMSDICHTIVSVLRRVDSSGDREYVLNSSERQVARQEVQKICDKFPLPGYVR, from the coding sequence ATGTCTACCAACGTTCTTGAGAGATTCTCCTCGGAAGCTCAGGCGAGTTTGTACAGAGCCGATTCGGAACTTCATGGTCTGCTGAGCGAAGAGCTTTCCCGTCAGCACAGTACCTTGGCGCTTGTGGCATCGTGCAGCATTGCCGACATCAGCGTACTGGCATGCGAAGGAGCCTTCCTGGACAACGTCACCGCGGAGGGCTATCCCGGGGCTCGCTATCATGCCGGCTGCGAAGTGATTGACAAGATCGAGCGGTTGGCCATTGAGCGCGCGCGTCAGGTATTTGGCGCGCAGTATGCGAACGTGCAGCCGCTTTCGGCGAGCATCGCCAATCAGATCGTGATTGCGTCGCTTCTTCAGCCGGGCGATACGCTCCTGGGAATGGATCTGGATGCGGGTGGCCATTTGAGCCACGGGTCGAGGGTTAACGTATCGGGCAAGCATTTCAATTCCATTCCGTACGGGGTGGGAAAGAATGGATACATCGACTACGATGCGGTGCGCGAACTGGCGCTTCAGCATCGGCCGAAACTCATCATCGCCGGTACCACCGCTTATCCCAGGACGCTCGATTTTTCGCGCTTTCGCGACATCGCCGATGAAGTCGGCGCATTCCTGCTGGCCGACATCACGCATATTGCCGGCCTGGTGGCCGCCGGCGAGCATCCGTCACCCGTGGACATCGCGCATGTGACCACGATGTGCACCCACAAGCAGCTCTACGGCCCTCGCGGCGGCCTGATCCTGTGCGGCAAGGATCACGCCGTCACGGTGAACGATTCCGGTATGACGCTGACCGAGAAACTGGATCGAGGCGTGTTCCCGCTTTATCAAGGGGCGCCCGCGGTCAACAAGATCGCAGCGAAGGCGCGCGCGCTCGGAAGGGCCGCGACACCCGAATTCCGTGATCTGGCGCACGATATTCGCGAGCTTGCGCGGGCTGCGGCCGAGACGCTGGAGTATCTGGGCGCACGCGTGATGTTCGGCGGAACCGACAACCATATTGTCATCATCGACGTTCTGACGACCTTCGGCATAACCGGTATCGTCGCTCAGCGCTCGCTGGAAGAATGCGGCATTATCGTGAATAAAAATCGGATCGTGAACGACACCAAGCCCGTGACGGTTGCCAGTGGAATCCGCATTGGCACCAATAGTGCGGCCGCGCGCCGCATGACGGCTGAAGCGATGAGCGACATCTGTCACACGATCGTGAGCGTTCTGCGGCGCGTCGACTCCAGCGGTGATCGGGAATACGTATTGAATTCGAGCGAAAGGCAGGTTGCACGCCAAGAGGTACAGAAGATCTGCGACAAGTTTCCGCTCCCGGGATACGTGCGCTGA
- a CDS encoding putative quinol monooxygenase, giving the protein MTQEVKILILVKTQPGRASDQISAFEELAPLVRAEEGCIEYDLHPVDGDEDRFVFIERWASKEAFAAHNKTPHILAAIANSPAFRAERATVLSLGPGIGVQG; this is encoded by the coding sequence ATGACTCAAGAGGTAAAAATCCTGATTCTCGTCAAGACCCAGCCTGGCCGGGCATCGGACCAGATTTCCGCGTTCGAGGAACTGGCTCCGCTCGTGCGCGCGGAAGAGGGCTGCATCGAATACGATCTTCATCCAGTCGACGGAGACGAAGACCGGTTTGTCTTCATTGAACGGTGGGCCTCGAAAGAAGCGTTTGCCGCCCACAACAAAACCCCTCACATCCTTGCCGCGATCGCAAACAGCCCGGCATTCAGGGCGGAGCGGGCAACGGTGCTGTCTCTCGGACCCGGTATTGGCGTGCAAGGGTAA
- a CDS encoding AMP-binding protein, with product MDSTIHVVGERDPNWSSIPYGVAMANQTAYVLDDRMRVAPIGVAGDLYLGGVGVGWGYFHRAELSATRFVPNRYSRVPGERIYRTGDIARWTNAGTLELLGRADFQVKINGVRMELGEIDAALVALDGVKACVTSLHRPTDAPPRLVSYIVTEGEGFDWERARNALFERLPSYMVPRHHVLLERLPLSPNGKVLRTALPPPRSIRRPKSR from the coding sequence ATGGATTCCACGATTCATGTCGTCGGTGAACGCGATCCGAACTGGAGCAGCATCCCGTATGGCGTGGCGATGGCGAATCAAACGGCCTATGTGCTCGATGACAGGATGCGTGTTGCCCCGATCGGCGTGGCTGGCGACCTGTATCTCGGCGGTGTCGGTGTCGGCTGGGGCTACTTTCATCGGGCGGAACTGAGTGCGACCCGATTCGTCCCGAACCGGTATTCGCGCGTTCCGGGTGAACGCATCTACCGCACCGGCGATATTGCGCGCTGGACCAACGCAGGCACGCTGGAACTGTTGGGCCGCGCCGACTTCCAGGTCAAGATCAACGGTGTGCGCATGGAGCTTGGCGAGATCGATGCCGCGCTCGTTGCGCTGGACGGCGTAAAGGCTTGTGTCACGTCATTGCACCGTCCGACAGATGCCCCGCCCCGGTTGGTGAGCTATATCGTGACGGAAGGCGAGGGCTTCGACTGGGAGCGCGCACGCAATGCATTGTTCGAGCGCTTGCCCTCGTACATGGTGCCTCGGCACCACGTGTTGCTCGAGCGGCTACCGTTGTCCCCCAATGGCAAGGTATTGCGCACCGCATTGCCGCCCCCGCGATCGATACGTCGGCCGAAGTCGCGCTGA
- a CDS encoding alpha/beta fold hydrolase — translation MERTLHTLWASALGHEEFGIDHDFFDLGGTSLQAALIVNRLPRRLSLVEFMRHSTVRTQAAVLSNDDRPAESRIFRFPANGVSRLTLLCVPYAGGSAIVFRGLARALPSGVATAVVTMPPPADCENPAVTLEAIAGQCLDELSTQELSNIALYGHCAGTALAAELARQLERRGHKVRGLFLAAAMPPGIPSPFTQPRETEEEIVEFVAALGGTEESSNVDDWKVMVREFQRDSRLVREHFKRILAQPREPLAAPLTVLMGDNDPLTEGHQDHEQVWQRVSGRIAIHTVEGGHYFVSTASGRVADIVAGSLE, via the coding sequence ATGGAGCGCACGCTGCATACGCTATGGGCATCGGCCCTCGGGCACGAGGAGTTCGGCATCGATCACGACTTCTTCGACCTGGGCGGCACGTCCTTGCAAGCGGCCCTGATCGTCAACCGGCTGCCCCGCCGTCTTTCCCTGGTTGAGTTCATGCGCCATAGCACGGTGCGCACGCAGGCCGCGGTGCTGTCGAATGACGATCGTCCCGCGGAGTCGCGGATATTCCGTTTCCCGGCCAACGGCGTCTCGCGTTTGACCCTGCTATGCGTGCCGTATGCCGGTGGCAGTGCAATCGTGTTCCGGGGGCTGGCGCGCGCGTTGCCGAGCGGTGTTGCGACGGCGGTCGTGACGATGCCGCCTCCGGCAGATTGCGAGAACCCGGCCGTCACGCTGGAGGCCATTGCTGGGCAATGTCTTGATGAATTGTCCACGCAAGAGTTGAGCAACATCGCCTTGTATGGCCATTGCGCCGGCACGGCGCTCGCGGCCGAACTTGCTCGTCAGCTGGAAAGGCGTGGACACAAGGTTCGTGGTCTGTTTCTGGCCGCGGCCATGCCGCCGGGGATTCCGTCACCGTTCACCCAGCCGCGCGAAACCGAAGAAGAGATCGTTGAATTCGTCGCGGCCCTGGGCGGGACCGAGGAAAGCAGCAACGTCGACGACTGGAAAGTCATGGTGCGTGAGTTCCAGCGCGACAGCCGCCTGGTTCGCGAGCATTTCAAGCGCATCCTGGCGCAACCTCGCGAGCCTTTGGCGGCGCCTCTGACCGTCCTGATGGGCGACAACGATCCGTTGACGGAAGGGCACCAGGATCACGAGCAAGTCTGGCAAAGGGTATCGGGCCGCATCGCAATCCACACTGTCGAGGGCGGGCATTACTTCGTCAGTACGGCATCGGGACGAGTGGCGGACATTGTGGCTGGAAGCCTCGAATAA
- the mdtD gene encoding multidrug transporter subunit MdtD — translation MSMTNAAAAPSSRSLDVMVWLVAIGFLMQTLDATIVNTALPAMASSLGELPLRMQSVVIAYSLTMAVIVPGSGWLADKFGTRQVFFAAILLFTVGSLLCANAHTLTEVVIWRSLQGAGGAMLLPVGRLALLRAFTAERFLPALSLVAMTGLIGPLIGPPIGGWLVKIASWHWIFLINVPVGILGCIATLIFMPDSRNPNTGRFDVKGYLLLAVSMVAVSVALDGRSEFGIERTTMFGLLLLSLATFVGYGLYAARARQPLFPLDLFKIRTFSVGVLGNLFARIGSGAMPYLIPLLLQVSLGYSALEAGVMMLPVAAAGMTARPIVTRLIKKYGYRRVLVINTFLVGAVIASFALTSADQPMWLRLVQLAVFGTVNSIQFTAMNTLTLKDLGPTGASSGNSLFSLVQMLSLSLGVTVAGALLTLFTGRLADLAAIDTLPAFHATFLCVGVVTAATAWIFAQLKPDGHSTRSK, via the coding sequence ATGTCCATGACAAACGCAGCCGCCGCTCCGTCCTCCCGATCGCTTGATGTGATGGTGTGGCTCGTTGCCATTGGTTTTCTCATGCAGACGCTGGACGCAACCATCGTGAACACGGCGTTGCCGGCGATGGCGAGCAGTCTCGGCGAGCTGCCGTTGAGAATGCAATCCGTCGTGATTGCCTATTCCCTGACCATGGCGGTGATCGTGCCGGGATCGGGGTGGCTTGCGGATAAGTTCGGAACACGGCAAGTGTTCTTCGCGGCGATTCTCCTGTTTACGGTGGGTTCGCTGTTATGCGCGAATGCGCATACGCTGACGGAAGTCGTGATCTGGCGCAGCTTGCAAGGCGCGGGAGGCGCGATGTTGTTGCCGGTTGGGCGGCTCGCGCTATTGCGCGCATTCACCGCGGAGCGCTTTCTTCCGGCACTGTCTCTCGTTGCCATGACGGGTTTGATCGGGCCGCTCATCGGGCCGCCGATCGGCGGCTGGCTGGTCAAGATTGCATCATGGCACTGGATTTTCCTGATCAACGTGCCGGTGGGCATACTGGGCTGCATTGCGACGCTGATATTCATGCCGGACAGCCGTAACCCGAATACCGGGCGTTTTGATGTGAAGGGCTACCTGCTATTGGCGGTGAGCATGGTGGCGGTTTCGGTGGCGCTCGATGGCCGTTCCGAGTTCGGGATCGAGCGAACGACCATGTTCGGGCTGCTATTACTGAGCCTGGCGACCTTTGTTGGCTACGGGCTGTATGCGGCACGTGCGCGGCAGCCGCTTTTTCCGCTCGATCTCTTCAAAATTCGCACCTTCAGTGTCGGGGTGCTCGGCAATTTGTTCGCCCGAATCGGCAGCGGCGCCATGCCGTATCTGATCCCGTTATTGCTGCAAGTGAGCCTGGGCTATTCGGCGCTCGAAGCCGGCGTGATGATGCTGCCGGTCGCGGCGGCAGGGATGACCGCGCGGCCGATCGTGACGCGGTTGATCAAGAAATACGGCTACCGACGCGTGCTCGTGATCAACACGTTCCTGGTCGGCGCCGTGATTGCGAGCTTCGCGCTGACGAGTGCCGATCAACCAATGTGGCTGCGGCTTGTGCAACTGGCCGTGTTCGGGACGGTAAATTCGATCCAGTTTACGGCGATGAATACGCTGACACTCAAGGATCTCGGCCCCACCGGGGCGAGTAGCGGCAATAGCCTGTTCTCGCTCGTCCAGATGCTGTCGTTGAGCCTGGGTGTAACCGTCGCCGGTGCGTTGCTAACCCTGTTTACCGGGCGCCTTGCGGATCTGGCGGCGATCGATACGCTGCCCGCCTTCCATGCAACGTTTCTCTGTGTTGGCGTCGTTACCGCCGCCACCGCGTGGATCTTCGCGCAGCTCAAGCCGGACGGCCATTCAACGAGGAGCAAGTAG
- a CDS encoding 2-oxoglutarate dehydrogenase E1 component — MMRELYSNSYLFSGNAPYVEEMYEAYLDDPGSVSEHWRDYFDALQHLPAIDGSSAQDVAHAPVIESFARRARHGSFSTKASDTALITARKQVHVQSLISAYRTLGARWANLDPLKRQGRPHIPELDPMFYDLSEADMDTVFSAEDTFFSEADHMTLREIVQALRQTYCGSIGAEYMHISEPVEKRWWKNQLEGIRSTPEVDADGKKRILERLTAAEGLERYLHVKYVGQKRYSLEGSESFVVAMDELVQRAGVTGVREIVIAMAHRGRLNVLVNILGKATKDLFAEFDHTAPEDLPSGDVKYHMGFSSDISTAGGPVHLSLAFNPSHLEIVGPVAEGSAKARLDRRGDKEGRSVLPVLVHGDAAFAGQGVVMETMALAQTRGYYTGGTVHVVINNQIGFTTSDPRDSRSTLYCTDVAKMIEAPVLHVNGDDPEAVVLCTQLALDYRQAFNKDVVVDIVCYRMRGHNEQDTPELTQPLMYRKVATHPGTRKLYGEKLIAQHLLEAGAPDELVRLTRAALDSGSNTSDPVLTDYKRQFAVNWAPFLQKKWTDAADTALPLAEIKRLAERITTLPVDFQPHALVRKVIADRAAMGRGEIPVDWGMGEHLAFASLVASGFAVRLSGEDCGRGTFSHRHAVLHDQNREKWDAGTYTPLGHVAKGQASFVAIDSILSEEAVLGFEYGYASAEPNTLVVWESQFGDFANGAQVVIDQFIASGEVKWGRANGLTLMLPHGYEGQGPEHSSARIERFMQLAADNNIQVVQPSSASQIFHVLRRQMVRMFRKPLIIMTPKSLLRAKDASSPLAEFTDGEFKTVIGEQSADGRVEKIKRVIVCSGKVFYDLSKARAERKSDDVAIVRVEQLYPFPHKAFAAEVRKYPNLAEVVWCQDEPQNQGGWLFMQRYLYENMSEGQRLGYAGRPASASPAVGYIRLHQEQQRTLIDHAFGKLKGLVLTK, encoded by the coding sequence ATGATGCGCGAACTTTATTCGAATTCCTATTTATTCTCGGGGAATGCACCTTACGTCGAGGAAATGTACGAAGCTTATCTGGACGATCCAGGTTCCGTGTCGGAACACTGGCGCGACTACTTCGATGCGCTTCAGCACTTGCCGGCGATCGATGGCTCAAGTGCCCAGGACGTCGCGCATGCGCCTGTCATCGAATCGTTCGCGCGGCGTGCCAGGCATGGCAGTTTTTCCACCAAGGCATCGGACACCGCGCTTATCACCGCGCGCAAGCAGGTGCATGTTCAGTCACTGATCAGTGCATATCGCACTCTCGGCGCCCGGTGGGCGAATCTCGATCCGCTCAAGCGCCAGGGCCGTCCGCATATACCCGAGCTGGATCCGATGTTTTACGATCTGAGCGAAGCCGATATGGATACAGTGTTCAGCGCCGAGGACACTTTTTTCTCCGAGGCTGATCACATGACCTTGCGGGAAATCGTACAGGCGTTGCGGCAAACCTACTGTGGTTCGATCGGCGCGGAGTACATGCATATTAGCGAACCCGTCGAAAAACGCTGGTGGAAAAACCAGCTTGAAGGAATCCGTTCAACACCCGAGGTTGATGCGGACGGGAAGAAGCGGATTCTCGAGCGGCTGACGGCGGCCGAAGGCCTGGAACGCTACCTTCACGTCAAGTACGTCGGTCAGAAGCGCTACTCGCTGGAAGGCAGTGAGAGCTTTGTCGTTGCGATGGACGAGCTGGTGCAACGCGCGGGTGTGACGGGTGTCCGGGAAATCGTGATCGCGATGGCTCACCGCGGGCGCCTGAACGTGCTGGTGAACATACTCGGCAAGGCAACCAAGGACCTGTTCGCCGAGTTCGATCACACGGCACCTGAGGATTTGCCGTCGGGTGATGTGAAGTATCACATGGGTTTTTCGTCCGACATCTCGACAGCGGGCGGCCCTGTTCACCTCAGTCTTGCATTTAATCCTTCGCATCTCGAGATCGTTGGCCCGGTCGCCGAGGGCAGCGCGAAGGCTCGCCTGGACCGGAGGGGCGACAAGGAAGGACGGTCGGTCCTGCCGGTGCTCGTTCATGGCGATGCAGCCTTTGCCGGGCAGGGGGTCGTGATGGAGACGATGGCGCTGGCGCAGACACGCGGCTACTACACCGGCGGCACGGTTCACGTGGTCATCAATAACCAGATCGGTTTCACCACCAGCGACCCGCGTGATTCCCGCTCGACGCTGTATTGCACCGACGTGGCCAAAATGATAGAGGCGCCGGTGCTGCACGTGAATGGCGATGATCCAGAGGCGGTAGTCCTGTGCACGCAGTTGGCACTCGACTATCGGCAGGCCTTCAACAAGGATGTGGTGGTGGACATCGTGTGCTACCGCATGCGCGGGCACAATGAACAAGATACGCCGGAGCTGACCCAGCCGCTGATGTACCGCAAGGTTGCGACGCATCCCGGCACGCGGAAGCTTTACGGTGAAAAGCTGATTGCGCAGCACCTCCTGGAAGCAGGCGCCCCCGATGAGCTGGTGCGACTGACACGCGCTGCGCTGGATTCGGGAAGCAATACTTCCGACCCGGTCCTGACGGATTACAAGCGCCAGTTCGCAGTCAACTGGGCGCCATTCCTGCAAAAGAAATGGACCGATGCCGCGGACACGGCGCTGCCGCTGGCGGAGATAAAGCGTTTGGCCGAGCGTATTACAACGCTGCCCGTTGATTTTCAACCGCATGCGCTGGTCAGGAAAGTCATTGCGGATCGCGCGGCGATGGGGCGCGGCGAGATTCCTGTTGACTGGGGAATGGGCGAGCATCTGGCATTCGCGTCGCTCGTCGCCAGCGGGTTCGCGGTGCGTCTGTCCGGTGAGGATTGCGGCCGTGGCACGTTCTCACACCGTCATGCCGTACTGCATGACCAGAACCGCGAGAAGTGGGATGCCGGCACGTACACGCCGCTTGGGCACGTGGCCAAAGGCCAGGCGTCATTCGTGGCGATTGATTCGATCCTTTCGGAAGAAGCGGTGCTCGGCTTCGAATATGGTTACGCCAGTGCCGAACCGAACACGCTGGTGGTGTGGGAATCTCAATTCGGCGATTTCGCCAACGGTGCGCAAGTCGTGATCGATCAGTTCATCGCATCGGGCGAGGTCAAGTGGGGTCGTGCGAATGGCTTGACGCTGATGTTGCCGCATGGCTATGAAGGGCAGGGGCCGGAGCACTCGTCAGCCCGCATCGAGCGGTTCATGCAACTGGCCGCGGACAATAACATTCAGGTCGTGCAGCCCAGCTCGGCCAGCCAGATTTTCCATGTGCTGCGGCGTCAGATGGTGCGCATGTTCCGCAAACCCTTGATCATCATGACCCCCAAGTCGCTGCTGCGCGCAAAGGACGCCAGTTCGCCGCTTGCCGAATTTACCGACGGGGAATTCAAAACCGTGATCGGGGAGCAGTCCGCCGATGGACGTGTCGAGAAGATCAAACGCGTCATCGTTTGCTCCGGCAAGGTGTTTTACGATTTGTCGAAGGCACGTGCCGAAAGAAAGAGTGACGATGTCGCGATTGTGCGTGTTGAGCAGCTCTATCCATTTCCCCACAAGGCATTCGCGGCAGAGGTCAGGAAGTATCCCAATCTCGCTGAAGTGGTGTGGTGTCAGGATGAGCCGCAGAATCAAGGGGGATGGTTGTTCATGCAACGTTACCTGTACGAGAACATGAGCGAAGGACAGCGTCTCGGTTATGCGGGACGCCCGGCCTCGGCTTCGCCGGCGGTCGGTTATATCCGTTTGCATCAAGAGCAGCAAAGGACGTTGATCGACCACGCGTTCGGCAAGCTCAAGGGCCTCGTCCTGACCAAGTAG